A DNA window from Phragmites australis chromosome 11, lpPhrAust1.1, whole genome shotgun sequence contains the following coding sequences:
- the LOC133885619 gene encoding E3 ubiquitin-protein ligase SGR9, amyloplastic-like encodes MEASYSQSPPTPSSSETLMAALLAVPAAQLPSLARALGADARRLRCRLAFLLLSPPHFARALARLRSMPLPAKAKLLGRVLLRSLLLLLPGLCPEGYGGGSLHHLHLPHPDLDAALLLLAMCDSYSPAASSPSPVDWRAVIVDDVVASALSVSGLGATPWAALAPYVDAAAKCRRFADVVSEDRAAVGGIGKEGEGSRGASYAAVLALPPVAGDGAPCAICREEMAPGPRGVCALRPCGHRFHWHCALRWLARRNTCPCCRAELPSEDPVAETRRLWRAVERMARGG; translated from the coding sequence ATGGAGGCCAGCTACAGCCagtcgccgccgacgccgtccTCGTCGGAAACTCTAATGGCCGCGCTCCTCGCCGTCCCGGCCGCGCAGCTCCCCTCCCTCGCGCGGGCGCTGGGCGCCGACGCACGCCGGCTGCGGTGCCGCCTCgcgttcctcctcctctccccgccGCACTTCGCCCGCGCGCTCGCGCGGCTCCGCTCCATGCCGCTCCCGGCCAAGGCCAAGCTGCTCGGCCGCGTCCTCCTCCGctccctcctcctgctcctcccgggGCTCTGCCCCGAAGGCTACGGCGGCGgctccctccaccacctccacctcccgcACCCCGACCTCGACgccgcgctgctgctcctcgccATGTGCGACTCCTACTCCCCGGCGGCCTCGTCCCCTTCCCCCGTCGACTGGCGTGCGGTGATCGTGGACGACGTGGTGGCGTCCGCGCTCTCCGTCTCTGGCCTCGGCGCCACGCCCTGGGCCGCGCTCGCCCCTTACGTCGACGCGGCCGCCAAGTGCCGCCGCTTCGCGGACGTCGTGTCGGAGGACCGCGCTGCGGTTGGTGGCATCGGGAAGGAGGGCGAGGGGAGCAGGGGCGCGTCGTACGCGGCCGTGCTGGCGCTGCCCCCTGTGGCGGGGGACGGGGCGCCGTGCGCGATCTGCCGGGAGGAGATGGCGCCCGGCCCGCGCGGCGTGTGCGCGCTGCGGCCGTGCGGGCATCGGTTCCACTGGCACTGCGCGCTACGATGGCTCGCGCGGCGCAACACCTGCCCGTGCTGCCGCGCCGAGCTGCCCTCGGAGGACCCGGTAGCGGAGACGCGGCGGCTgtggcgggccgtggagaggaTGGCACGCGGCGGGTGA